The Jiangella alba genome includes the window CGTCGGGGTAGCCGGCCTCGGCCAGCAGCTCGCGGGCGCGGTCCTGGTCGAACGGGTACAGCTGGTCGAGCTCCTCGTTCCAGGCGAGGTAGTCGCGCGGGAACGGCTGCCAGTTCGGGTCGCCCTCGCCGAAGAACGCGACGTCGACGAGCGACTGCCGGTCGATCGCGTGGCTGATCGCCTGCGTGACCCGCGGGTCGTCGAACGGCTCCACGGTGTTGTTCACGTCCAGCACCCGCACCGTGAACACGTCGATGACGTCGACCTCGAGCCCGGCCGCCCGGGCCGCCTCGAGCTGCGCCGGCGGGATGACGGCGACGTCGAACTGGCCGGACTGGATGCCCGCGACCGCGACCGTCGGGTCCGGCGGCACCCGCAGCTCGAAGTCGTCGACCAGGATGGCGTCCGCGTCCCAGTAGTCCTCGTTCTTGTGCAGTGTGGCGTGCGACGCCGGGACGTACTCGTCCAGCGCGAACGGCCCGGCGCCGACGGGCTTCGTCGCGAGGCCCTCGACGTCTTCGGCCACCGCCGTGGGGCTGACGATCATGCCGGTCTTGCCCGACAGCAGCAGCGGGATCTGGTAGTCGGGCTGGTTGAGCAGCAGCGTCACCTCGGTGGGACTGTCCACCCTGACGTCGGTGACGACGCTGAGCTGGGCGCCGATCGTCGAGTCGGGAGCGTCGCGGCCGCGCAGCAAGCTGGCCCTGACCGCCTCGGCGTCGAGCGGCGTGCCGTCGGTGAACGTCAGCCCGTCGCGCAGGGTGAAGGTGACCTCGTCGCCGGTCTCGTTGTAGGTCCAGCTCTCCGCCAGCGCGGGCACCGCGTTGCCGTCGACGTCCTGCTTGGTCAGCGCCGCGTAGGCGAGCGACAGCACGTGCACGTCCTGGCCGACGGTGGACGTCACCGGGTCCCAGGTCGACGGGAGATGCCAGCCCCAGGTGAGGCTGCCGCCGGCGGCGTTCTGGCCGGTCGCGCCCTGGCTGGTGGGCGAGGTGTCGCCCGCGCAGCCGGCCAGCAGGAGCAGGGCGGCGAGGACGGTGGTCAGCGTGCGGGTTCTCATCGATGGACGCTCCGTTGAAATACTTAAAGCCGATGGATTTACTAGGCTTTACGGCATGGCGGCAGACGGCCGCCCGCCGTCAGGCGAGCGAGGTGGTGCCGGAGTGGGAGCTCAGCGACAGAGCGCGCTGGCCGTGCGCAGCAGGTCGACGCTGCGCCGGACCGTCAGGATGCGGGCCGGCTCCAGGACGTGCCGCAGCGCCGAGCGAGCGAGCCGCTCGCCGGTGGCGGTGTCCTGGAGTGGGGTCATGCGAACGATTCTGCGGGGATCGGCCCCGATCTGTCCAACATCGAATACTGATCGTGATCGATCGCGAACGCTGATCGGTCCATGAGCGCCGTCCTCGACATCGTGCCGCTGCGCAGCCTCGTCGCCGTCGCCGAGTGCGGCGGATTCCACCGCGCCGCGGCCGCGCTGCACATCACCCAGAGCGCGGTCAGCCAGCACGTACGCAAACTGGAGAAGGTGCTGGACCGGCCGCTCGTCGTCCGCGACGGGCGGCGTGGCCGGTTCACGCCCGCGGGCGAGGCGCTGCTGGCCGAGGCCCGGCGCATCCTCACCGCGCACGACGAGGCCCTGCGCCGGCTCGGCGTCGAGTCCTCCGACGGCGTCATCGTCGTCGGCTCCTCCGAGCACGCCGCCGACCAGCTGCTGCCCGAGATCGCGACGGCGCTGCGGGCGGCGTTCCCGCGGCGGCAGGTCCGGTTCCGGCTGGACCGCAGCGGCCGGCTCGCCCAGGCCGTCGACAACGGCAGCGTCGACGTGGCGGTCGTGCTCAGCGCCGACCGCGGCACCTTCGCCGGCCGGCTGCCGCTGCGCTGGTACGCCGCGCCCGGCTTCCGGCTGCCGCCGCCCGGCGAACCGCTGCCCCTGGTCGTGTTCGACGAGCCCTGCGCCCTGCGGCGGCGGGCGGTCGAGGCGCTCGGCGCGGCTGGGCGGGAGCCGGCGATCGCCTGCGAGGCGGCGTACCTCGCGGGCATCCTGGCGGCCGCCCGGGCCGGCCTCGGGGTGGCGGTGCTGGCGGGGGTGGGTGGGCGGCCGGAGGGACTGGCGCCGCTGGCCGGCCTGCCGCCGATCCAGCCGGCCGCGCTACGCGTCCGGGTCCGCGCCGGCGCGCCGTCGTCGCTCGCCTCGGTCGCCGCCGCGGCGGTCGAGCAGGTGGTGGCGGGTGGTTGACGCGCGGGGTTGCCGCTTCCGTTCGCCGGGGAGTGGCAACAACGGGCCGAGTTGATCATGGAGAAGGTCGGCCGTTTCGACGCGATCGAGCCGACTTTCTCCATGATCAACAGTCGCCCCGGGGCCAGCTGGCGGCGGACGGTGGACCGGGGCGGGCTGTGCCCGCACTTCCCCCGTCCCCCTGATAGCTGCCCGTTCTTAGACCGCGTGCGTGCGGGTCAAGCGGTCGTCGTCGCGCGAAGCGCCCATGAGTCCGCTTGAGGCGCGCGTGCGCGGCTGAGAAAATGGGCAGCAGGGGGACGGCCAACTTGCGCAAAGCGGCGAACTAGCGAACGGCCGCACGCGCCGGAGTCCAGATGCGCGACGGCCGGCCGGCGGCGAGGTCGCGGCCGAGCAGCACCTGCACGCGGTACGGCTCCAGGCGCAGTACGCCGAACGACTCGTGCTCCGCCGCCGGCCAGAACCGGCCCGGCGGGTAGCCGACGCCGCGGGGGCTGCCCTGTTCGTACAGGCGCCACACCCGCCGCTTCGTCTCGGGGTCGTCCACCCAGGTGGCGGCGGTGTCGAAGGCGACGGTGTCCTGGGCGGCGCTCCAGTAGGAGAACGTCGCGTGCGGGTTCGCGGCCAGGTGCGCCACCTTCACCGGCGTCGGGAACGTCGCCAGCCAGCCCAGCGGCGCGCCGCCGGCCACCTCCCAGACGGGGATGAGCACCCGCGAGCGGGGCCGGTGCCGCTGGTCGACCGTGGTCATGGTGGCGTAGACGATGCTGGCGAGGATCCGGTCGACGTCGGGACGGAGGTCGGAGTACGCGGTGGTCACACTGTCATCGTCGAACGCCGGGGGCTGGAGCGGAAGACGGCACTTCAGAGTGCGTCGGGCACTCCGAAGTGACCGTCCTCCGTGGGTCAGCTGCCGATGGCCGTCGCTCCGCGCTTGAGGTCGGCCAGACGGGCCTCGACCTCCACGGACGTCGCGCTGTCCTCGAGCTCCTCGAACTGCTGGTCGATGGACGACGCGGCGACCTCGGCGGCGCCGGCGACCTGCGCCTCCTGCCGTCGCACCTTCTCCTCGAACCGGGAGACCTCGCTGGTGGGGTCGAAGATGTCGATGGAGCGCACCGCGTCCTGCACCTGGGCCTGCGCCTGGGCGCTCTTGGCCCGCGCGACCAGCTCGTCACGCTTGTTCTTGAGGTCGCTGAGCTTGTCCTTCATGCCGGCCAGGCCGGCCTTGAGCTTCTCGGCCACCTCGCGCTGCGACGCGATCATCGGCTCGGCCGTCTTGGCCTCGGACTCGAACCCCATCTGCTTGCCGATGGCGACCTTGGCGAGGTTGTCGAACTTGTCCGCGTCGGCGGTGTCGCCGCCGGCGCGCAGCTGGTCGGCGCGCTGCGACGCGGCGAGCGCCTTGTTGCCCCACTCGGCGGCGGCGCGGACGTCCTCGGCGTGGTCCTGCTCGGCCAGCCGCAGGTTGCCGATGGTCTGCGCGACGGCCTGCTCGGCCTCGGCGATGTTGTCGGTGTAGTCGCGGACCATCTGGTCGAGCATGACCTCGGGGTCCTCGGCGCGGTCCAGCAGCGAGTTGATGTTGGCCTTGGCCAGCTGGGAGATGCGCCCGAGGATGGATTGCTTCTCAGCCATGATGTCGTCCTTCGTTCCTGGCCCCCCGTGGAGCCGCGATCGGATGAAAGGCAGTGCGCAGGGTCAGAACCGCCCACCGCCTCCCCGGCGGCCGCGGGTGCCGCCCCCTCCGAAACTGCCCGGCGAACGGCGTCCGCCGCCGGACGGACGCCCGCCGCCGAAGCCGCCGGAGGAGCCGCCCCCGAACATCCCGCCGCCGCGGCCCATCGAGTTGATCAGGATGCCGCCGAGGATCATCGACGTGAGGTCGGTGCCGCCGCCGCGCCCCGGGTTCTGCTGCCGCTGCCATTGGCCGACGTCCTGTTCGGCCAGCTGCTGCGCCTGCCGCGACAACTGGTCGGCGCGGTTGACGGCGTCGAGCGCGGCCGCCGGGTCCGACGTCGCGAGCGACTGGCCCTGCGCGAGGTGGCGAGCCGCCTCGGACAGCCGGGTCCGGGCCTCGGTGCCGACCGCGCCGCGTCGGGTCTCGATGAAGTCGTTGACGGCCTTGACCTGCGACGTCACCCGACCCACGGTCTCGGCGAGGGCGGTGCGGGCGCGCTCGGCCTCCTCGGCCGCCGCACGCACCGGGTCGAGCAGGTCGTCCAGCGCCGTCTCGGCCTCGGCCAGCTGCCGCAGCGCGGCCAGCGGGTCGCCCTGCCCGGCAGCGCGTCCGGCGGCGACGGCCTGCTGGGCGGTCGCGCCGGCCGCCGTGATCGCGGGGTCGGACGGCGCCAGCCGCGCGGCGTCGGCGATGTCCAGCGACACCGACTCGATCGCCTTGCCGATGCGTTCGCCCGCGGTCTCCAGCTCGTCCTTGGCGCTCGCGACCGCGTCGAGCAGCGTCGCGGCCTGCGCGACGGCGTCCTCGGCGGCCCTGGCCTGGGCGACGGCGGCCGCGCGGTCGTCCGTGCGCAGCGACTCCTGGCCCGCCGCGACGGCCTCGTGCGCCGCCGTCAGCAGCCGAGCCGCCTGGTCCGGGTTGCCGCTCACCGACGCCAGTGCGGCCGGCTGGTAGCCGAGCGCCAGTTGCTCGAGCTGGGCCCGGGCGGCGGGCAGCCGCTGCTCGACCTCGGTGGCGCGCTGCTCGGTCTCGGCCAGCACCTCGGGCGCCCGCGCCTGCAGGTCGCGGAGCTGGTCGAATTCCTCGACCTGGGCGTCGAGCGCGTCGCTGACCTCGCGGCAGGTCACGATGATCTGGGTCGTCATCGCGCGCCGTTGCTGGTCGGTCTCCGGCTCGCTGTCGTCCAGCCGCTGCCGCACCGCGAACGCGTCGGCGACCCGCGTCTTCGCCGTGGTCAGCAGCTCGCTGAACTCGGTGGTGGCCTGGATGCCGAACTGCGCCTGGGCGAACCCCAGCTCCTGCTCGGACGTCTTCAGCGCGTCGTCGATGTCGACCAGCGCGGCGCTGGCGCGCTTGTCCAGCTCGTCCAGCGACAGCCCGGCCAGCTCGTCCACCGGCTGCCCGTCCGGGCCGACCGGCGCGCCGGCCTGGTCGCGGCGGCGGCGCAGCGCCCACCAGCCCGCGGCGCCCGCGCCGACCACCACGACGCCGCCGACCACCCATGGGGTGGCCGAGCCGCCGCCGTCGCCGGTGGCGGCCTCGCGGTACCCGTCGGCACCGGCGATGGCCGCACCGGCCCAGTCCTCGTCGCTGAGCTCCGGGCGGATGTCGTCCTGACGCACCTCGGCCAGCTGGTCGTCGGTGAGGTCCAGCTCGTCGGTGACGGAGATGCCGAACGAGCGGTCCTCGATCGCGACCGCGAGCAGGATGTCGTCGGTGCCCAGCCCGGACGCCGTGGCGGTGTCGTTCGCCCACGTCTGGCCGTCGAGGCCGTCGAAACTGTCGACGTAGACGACGAACATCTGCAGCCCGGCGTCGTCGGTGAGGCGGTCGAACGCCGCCTGGATGCGCTGTTCGTCGCCGCCCGACAGCGCTCCGGCCCGGTCCGTGATGGCACCCGGGACGTTGAAGGGCGGCTCGGCCACCGCTGGGCCGGCGACGAGGAACGTGGTGAACGCGACTACGACGAGCGTTACCAGCCCCCGCCAACGCGTGGCAGTCACGAGTGTCATCCTGCCTGGTGAGGGGTGGTCGCACAATCAGTTCGGCCGGATTGAGGCCTCCGCCGCCGCCCGGGCCCGCGCCGCACCGGGCGCCGCGAGCGCGGCCGCGGCGGCTCGCCGGCAGTCCTCCAGGGTGTGCCCGGCGACCATGTGGCTGACCTCCGCCGCGGCGGCCGGCGCCATCGACAGGCTGGTGACGCCGAGCCCGACGAGGACCAGCGCCATCAGCGGATCGGCCGCCGACTCGCCGCACACTCCGACCGGTGTGCCGGCCGCGGCGCCCGCGCGGGCGGTCGCCGCGACGAGGTCGAGCACCGCCGGCTGCCAGGGGTCCAGCAGGTCGGCCAGCTCGCCGCGCAGCCGGTCGGCGGCCATCGTGTACTGGGCGAGGTCGTTGGTGCCGATCGAGACGAAGTCCAGCTCGGCGAGGATCGCCTCGGCCCGCAGCGCCGCCGACGGCACCTCGATCATCGCGCCCACCCGGGTCAGCCCGTGGCCGCGGGCAAGGGCGGCGAACTCGGCCGCCTCGGCGGCGGTCGACACCATCGGGGCCATCACCCACAGCTCGGCGCCGCCGTCATGCTGCGCCCGGGCCAGCGCGGCCAGTTGGTCGTCGAGCAGGTCCGGACGGCGCCGGGCCAGCCGGTAGCCGCGGACGCCGAGTGCCGGGTTCTCCTCGCCGGGCTGCTCGGCGAAGGCCAGCGGCTTGTCGGCGCCGGAGTCGAGCGTCCGGACGACGACCTTGCCGCCGGGGAAGTGGCCGAGCACCTCGCGATAGGCCGCCGCCTGCTCGTCGACGCCGGGCGCCGTCGACCGGTCGAGGTACAGCACCTCGGTGCGCAGCAGCCCGACTCCAGTGGCACCGGCCGCGGCCGCCGCCGCGGCGTCGGCGACCGTGCCGACGTTGGCCAGCACCGCCGCCGGGTGCCCGTCGGCGGTGTGCGTGGCCGGCGCGGTGCCCCGCAGCTCGGCGCGCGCGGCGGCCGCCCGCCGCACCCGCGCGACCAGCTCGTCGTCCGGGTCCAGCGTGACGGCGCCGGTCGCGGAGTCGACGGCGGCCAGGCGGCCGGCCGGCAGCCCCGTCGCTCCGGCCACCCGGACGACGCACGGAATGCCCAGCTGCCCGGCGATGATCGCGGTGTGGCTGGTCGGGCCGCCCTCCTCGGTGACGATCGCCGCGACGTTGCCGAGGTCCAGTGCGCTGGTGTCGGCGGGGGAGAGGTCGGCCGCGACCACCACCGACGGCTCGGCCAGCCGGGCCGGTCCCGGCTCGGGCCGCCCCAGCGCCCGGCTGACGGCGCGGTCGCGGACGCTGCGCAGGTCGGTCACCCGTTCGGCGATGTAGCCGCCGAGCCCGGCGAGCGTCTCGAGGAACGGGTCGAACGCGTCCCAGATCGCCGTCGCCGGGCCGTCGCCCTGCTTCACCCGCTGCTCGATGTCGGCCGCGAGCGCGGGGTCGGCGGCCATCTGCGCCGTCACCGTCAGGACCTCCGCCAGCGTCCCGTCGGCGGCCGCGGCCCGCTCCGTCAGGTCGTCGGCGACGGCCGTCAGCGCCGCCCGGGCGGCCTCCGGCGGGCCCGCCGGCTCGCCGTCAGGACGGGTGATTGCGCTGGTCAGCTGCACGATCGGGCCGACGGCGGCACCGCGGCCGGCGCCTCGTCCGATGAGGGTCGTGGGTGGGTGGTCCGGCATGCGTGCTCCTCGCGTCTCGGGTTGCAACGGTCTCGCTCCATACTGTATGCAGTATGGATGACAACAATCGTCGTGACGGGCCACGGTTCGTTCGCTACGTCGTTGGTCGAGACGGCGCAGATGATCGTCGGCTCGACTGAGCACGTGCATCCCGTCGACTTCCCGGTGGGCACCGGGGTCGAGGACCTCACCGCACGCGTGGCCGCGGTGATCGAGCAGGCGAACCCCGCAGGCGAGCCCGGGCAGGTGCTGATCCTGGCCGACGTCCTCGGCGGGTCGCCCGCCCGGGTCGCGCTCGCCGAGGCGGCGGCCGGCCGGGCCGACGCCGTCACCGGCGTCAACCTGCCCATGCTCATCGATCTGGCGCTGACCGCGGGCACCGCGTCGGCGCCGGAGCTGGCCGCCCGCGCCGTCACGGCGGGACAGGACGGAATCCGCGACGCCGGCGCCCTCGTCCGGCCGGAAGGAGGAGTGTCGTGACACTCTGGCAGGCGTTCCTCATCGCCCTGGTGGTCGCGCTGGCCTACCTGGCGCGCCGGATCCTCGGCGACCCGCAGCTGGAGCGGCCGATCATCCTCGGCCCGATCGTCGGCCTCATCGCCGGCGACCTCGAGACCGGGCTGATCGTCGGCGGCACCCTGGAGCTGATCTTCATCGGCGCCGCGACCTTCGGCGGCACCGCGCCGCCCAACGTCGCCATCGGCGCGGCCGTCGGCACGGCGCTGGCCATCTCCGCCGGTCAGGGCGCCGAGACGGCGCTCGTGGCGGCGGTGCCGGCGGCCGTCCTCGGCACGTTCTGCGAGCTGTTCGCCAAGACCGTCTGCTCGTTCCTGGTGCACCGTGCCGACGCGGCAGCGGCCCAAGCACGAGGAAGTACGATCCTGGGCATCATCTGGATCGGCAACGCCATCCACTTCCTCGCCTACTTCGTGCCGACCTTCCTGGTCCTGCAGTTCGGCGCCAACGCGCTGGAGGGCGTGCTCAACGCGCTCAGCGACGACGTCCAGAACGCGCTGAACACGTCCGCGGCGCTGCTGCCCGCCGTCGGCTTCGGGATCCTGCTGTCGGTGCTCTACAACAAGGCGCTCTTCCCGGTCTTCTTCGCCGGGTTCGCCGTCGCCGCGTTCACCGACTTCACGGTGATCGGCGTCGCCATCATCGCGACCGCGCTGGTCGTCACGATCCTGCGCAGCCGCACGCCGCAGACGCCGCAGTCGCCGTCCAGCCCGCAGTCGTCGGCGCTGATCTGAGCGGAGGAGACATGACCGAGAACGCCACCATCGCCACCGAGGCGCCGGAGCAGCTGGACGACGAGCGCGGCGAGATCCGCCGTCTGACGGTGCGCGGCCTGCTGCTGCAGGGCGGCTTCAACTACGAGCGGTTCCAGAACCTCGGGTTCTGGTGGATGATGCGCCCGACGCTGGACCGCCTCTACCCCGACCCCGTCGACCGCGCCGCCGCCTACCAGCGGCACATGGTCTACTTCAACACCAACCCGTGGGTGGTCGGCCCGATCGCCGGCGTCACCGCCTCCATGGAGCGACAGCGCGCCAAGGGCGCCACCGACCTGAACGACGAGGCGATCAACTCCGTCAAGGTCGGGCTCATGGCGCCGCTGGCCGGCATCGGCGACTCGCTGATCTTCGGCACCATCCGGCCGATCCTGGCCGCGGTCTGCGCCGGGCTGGCCATCGACGGCAACATCGCCGGGCCGATCATCTTCTTCCTGGCGCTGCTGGCCATCCAGGTGCTCATGCGGGTCGGCGGCACCGCCACCGGCTACCGCACCGGCATGCAGTTCTTCGAGAAGCTGTCGCCCGCGCAGATCGACCAGATCAAGCAGGGCGCGACGATCGTCGGCCTCGCGGTCACCGGCGCGTTGGTGGCGACGATGCTCAAGGTCACCACGCCGTGGTCGTACACCAGCGGCGAGCAGACCATCGCGCTGCAGGACCAGCTCGACCTCGTCCTGCCGGCGCTGCTGCCGCTGATCGCGACGCTGATCGTCTACGCGCTCATCCGGCGCCGGGTGTCGCCGGTCTGGGTGCTGCTCGGCACGCTGGTCGCCGGCCTGGTGTTCGGCTACTTCGGCGTCCTGGCGGCCTGAGCCGTGCCCGGGACCGACGAGTACGTGCTGACCGGCGGGCGGGTGCTGCTGCCCGGCGGCCGGCTGGAGGCGGGCGCCGTCCACGTCCGGGCCGGGCGCATCGCCGCGGCCGGACCGTCCGACGACGCCGCCCCGGGTGTCGAGCGGATCGACGTCGACGGGCTGATCGTCGCGCCGGGCCTCGTCGACACCCACGTGCACGGCGGGCTCGGGCACAACGTGATGAGCGCCGACGCGGACGCGGTGCGGGTGATCGGACGGCGGCTGCGCGCGGCCGGCGTCACGTCGTTCGTCGCCACCACCGCGTCGGTGCCGTTCGACCGCGTGCTGCACTCTGTGCGCGGGCTGGCGGCGCTGGCCGGGCCGACCGGCCCCGGCGGCGCCGAGCTGCTCGGCGTCCACCTGGAAGGGCCGTTCCTCAGCCCGGACTTCCGCGGCGTGCACCAGGAGCAGAACCTGGTCGAGCCGTCGCCGGACCGCGTCGCCGCGTTGCTCGACGCGGCCGGCGGGGCTGGTGGCGCGCTACGGGTCTGCACCGTCGCGCCGGAACTCCCGCACGCCGAGTCCGCCGTCCGCACCCTCGCGGCGGCCGGCGTGCGGGTCTCCGTCGGCCACACCGCCGCCACGTTCGCACAGGCCCGCGCGGCCGTCGAGTGGGGCGCGCGGCGGGCCACCCACCTGTTCAACGCCATGCCGCCGATCCACCACCGCAGCCCCGGCCCGGTGCCGGCGCTGCTCGCCGCCGAATCCGTCCACCTGGAGGTCGTCGCCGACGGCCTGCACGTCGCGCCCGAGTTGCTCGGCGCGCTCGCCGCGCTGCCCGGCGTGCGCGACCGGCTGATGCTGGTCAGCGACGGCACCGACGTGTCCGGCCTGCCCGACGGCGACCACCACCGCTGGGACGGCACGCCGGTGCGGATCACCGGCGGCCGCGCCTTCACGCACACCGGCGGCATCGCCGGCAGCACGTCGACGCTGATCGACGGCGTCCGGGTGCTGCTCGCGGCCGGTGTGCCGCTGCCGCTGGCGCTCGACACGGCCGGGCGGCACCCGGCGCGGTCGCTGGGGCTCACCGACCGCGGCGCCGTGGCCGCGGGCCTGCGGGCCGACCTGATCGTCGTCGACGACGAGGCGGCGATCATCCACACCATCCTGCATGGACAATGGGAAAGGCCCTAGAGAGGAACGAGATGGACATCGCTCTGATCCGCGTCGACGACCGGCTCATCCACGGCCAGGTCGTCATGGGATGGACGCAGGCGCTGGGAATCCAGCAGATCCTGGTGGCCGACGACCCGACCGCGGCCAACCCGACGCAGAAGAACCTGATGCTCCTCGCGGTGCCGGCCGGGGTACGCGCCGACATCCTGACGATCGCCGACTCCGCGCGCATCGTCGAGCAGTCCGCGTCCGACGTGAAGACGATCATCGTCGTCAAGGGGCCGGCCGAGCTGAAGGCGCTGCGCGACGCCGGCCTGAAGATGACCGAGGTCAACGTCGGCAACGTGCACACCGGGCCGGGCCGCAAGCGGCTGACCAAAGAGGTGCACGCCACCGACGACGAGATCGCCATCTGGCGCGAGCTGTCCGAGCAGGGCGTCCGCCTCGAGGCGCAGTGGCTGCCCGGCACCGCCCGCACCGACCTCGGCAAGCTCGTCGCCGGACTCTGAGCCATGGCCGCCTCCGACTCCCTCGACGTGCGACCCGGTGTCGCCGGGCAGCTGTCCCGCGGCGACGTCCCGGTCATGCGCCGGGCCAGCCTGCGCGAGCAGGTGCGCCAGGCGGTCGAGGAACTGATCGTCTTCGGCAAGCTGGCGCCCGGCGAGCACCTCGCCGAGGAGTCCATCGCCGAGCTGCTGGGCGTCAGCCGGCAACCGGTGCGCGAGGCGCTGCAGTCGCTGTCCGTCGCCGGGTTCGTCGACCTGCGGGCCGGGCGCGGCGCGTTCGTGCACGAGCCGACCGCCCGCGAAGCGCGCGAGGTGTTCCACGTCCGGGCGCTCCTCGAGTCCGACAGCTGCCGGCTGGCCGCCCAGAACGTCGACGACGACGGGGTGCGGCGGCTGGAGGGCATCTACGCCGACGGGCTGGAGGCGTCGAGCCGGGGCGACGACCCGCGGCGGCTGCTCGAGCTGAACCGCGCCTTCCACCGGGCCATCACCGAGATCGGCGCCAACCGCGTCTCGCTGGCGCTGCTCGCCGACCTCGAGCGGCGGGCCGGCTGGTACCTCGCCACCATCATCGCCAACCGGGCGCCGTCCTCGTGGGCGGAGCACCGGGCCATCCTCGACGCCGTCGCGGCCCACGACGCCGACCTCGCCGGCGACCTCATGCTGAACCACATCGACCACTCCAGGGACCTGCTGGAGTTCACCGGTCAGTAGCCGGAGCGCCGGCTGAAAGAGAGTCATGTCCGCAATAGAGCTCTGCCTGCTGCTGCTCGCTGCCCTGGCGGCGGGGTCGATCAACGGCGCCGTCGGCTCCGGTTCCCTCGTCACCCTGCCCGTCCTGCTCGCCCTCGGCCTCGACCCCGCCGCCGCCGTCACCACCAACACCATCGCCATGGTGACGTCCGCGCTCGGCGGCACCCTCGCGTACCGCAAGGAGCTGCGCGAGGACCGCCAGCACATCCGCGCGCTGCGCTACATCTCCGTCGTCGGCGGCGTCATCGGCTCCGTCCTGCTGCTCACCACCAGTTCCGGCGCCCTCGACGTCATCGTGCCGATCCTCATCGGGTTCGCGCTGCTGCTGGTGATCGTGCAGCCCAGGCTCGCGGCCATGGCCCGCGCCCGCGCGGCGTCGCGCGCCGGCGACAACCCGTTCGGCAGCAGGGGCCTGCGCGTCTCGATCCTCGGCTGCTCCATCTACGGCGGCTACTTCGCCGCCGCGCAGGGCATCCTGCTGCTCGGCGCGCTGAGCGCGTTCAGCGGGCGGCCGCTGAACAGCACGAACGGGATCAAGAACCTGCTGACGCTGACGGTCAACGTCACCGCCGCGACCGGCTTCACCATCGCCTACTTCCTCGGCCACGCCGACGTCGAGTGGCTCGCCGTCGCCGTCATGGCCGTCGGGGCCACCATCGGCGGCTACAGCGGCGGCCGCCTGGCCAAGGCCCTGCCCGACTGGGTGCTGCGCGCCCTCATCATCGTGGTCGCCATCGTGGCGCTGGGGCACGAGCTGCTGGACTGACGGCGCCGGCACCCGGCGGTACGACTTCTCCGCGGAGAGCGAGCGCGCTGCCATGGGCGAAACCCACGGCGGATCGGAGGCTCACCTTCTGGACCGGTCAGGTGAAGGCGACCTACGCGTACTACGCATAGCGGGACCCGCTCGACCGCCCGGTGTCGCGGCCGGGCGTCCGCCGATCTGTCGGCGGCACGGACTACAGTGACGACGTGGGTGCTGGTCAGGAGGGCGCGTGAGTCTCTACCGCGACGAAGGGGTCGTGCTGCGCACCCAGAAGCTGGGCGAGGCCGACCGCATCGTCACGCTGCTCACCAGGGGCAACGGCCGCATCCGCACCGTCGGCAAGGGCGTGCGGCGCACCACCAGCCGGTTCGGCGCGCGGCTCGAGCCGTTCATGCACGTCGACTGCCAGTTCGCCACCGGCCGCACGCTCGACATCGTCACGCAGGCCGAGACCATCGCGCCGTACGGCATGAGCATCACCGACGACTACGGCCGCTACACCGCGGGCACCGCCATGCTCGAGACCGCGGAACGGCTCACGGCCGAGGAGCGCGAGCCGGCCGTGCAGTTGTACCTGCTGCTGGTCGGCGCGCTGCGCACGCTGGCCGGCGCCACGCACGACCCCGGGCTGGTGCTC containing:
- a CDS encoding ABC transporter substrate-binding protein produces the protein MRTRTLTTVLAALLLLAGCAGDTSPTSQGATGQNAAGGSLTWGWHLPSTWDPVTSTVGQDVHVLSLAYAALTKQDVDGNAVPALAESWTYNETGDEVTFTLRDGLTFTDGTPLDAEAVRASLLRGRDAPDSTIGAQLSVVTDVRVDSPTEVTLLLNQPDYQIPLLLSGKTGMIVSPTAVAEDVEGLATKPVGAGPFALDEYVPASHATLHKNEDYWDADAILVDDFELRVPPDPTVAVAGIQSGQFDVAVIPPAQLEAARAAGLEVDVIDVFTVRVLDVNNTVEPFDDPRVTQAISHAIDRQSLVDVAFFGEGDPNWQPFPRDYLAWNEELDQLYPFDQDRARELLAEAGYPDGVAVTLTTSAENDPLAELLQQQLQEVGIDVTLEVATPGANNYVTRQYPFVVDSFSGRESPLQSLEVLFGPEGLMNLGRNAPPEIQAAIDVARSTPLDDPGYEQAVQDAVAAAVTTMPNTFLFTWPRIFARDPSVQGLEHYIGTQRFEGVTVGR
- a CDS encoding LysR family transcriptional regulator — its product is MSAVLDIVPLRSLVAVAECGGFHRAAAALHITQSAVSQHVRKLEKVLDRPLVVRDGRRGRFTPAGEALLAEARRILTAHDEALRRLGVESSDGVIVVGSSEHAADQLLPEIATALRAAFPRRQVRFRLDRSGRLAQAVDNGSVDVAVVLSADRGTFAGRLPLRWYAAPGFRLPPPGEPLPLVVFDEPCALRRRAVEALGAAGREPAIACEAAYLAGILAAARAGLGVAVLAGVGGRPEGLAPLAGLPPIQPAALRVRVRAGAPSSLASVAAAAVEQVVAGG
- a CDS encoding pyridoxamine 5'-phosphate oxidase family protein, whose protein sequence is MTTAYSDLRPDVDRILASIVYATMTTVDQRHRPRSRVLIPVWEVAGGAPLGWLATFPTPVKVAHLAANPHATFSYWSAAQDTVAFDTAATWVDDPETKRRVWRLYEQGSPRGVGYPPGRFWPAAEHESFGVLRLEPYRVQVLLGRDLAAGRPSRIWTPARAAVR
- a CDS encoding PspA/IM30 family protein, translating into MAEKQSILGRISQLAKANINSLLDRAEDPEVMLDQMVRDYTDNIAEAEQAVAQTIGNLRLAEQDHAEDVRAAAEWGNKALAASQRADQLRAGGDTADADKFDNLAKVAIGKQMGFESEAKTAEPMIASQREVAEKLKAGLAGMKDKLSDLKNKRDELVARAKSAQAQAQVQDAVRSIDIFDPTSEVSRFEEKVRRQEAQVAGAAEVAASSIDQQFEELEDSATSVEVEARLADLKRGATAIGS
- a CDS encoding TPM domain-containing protein translates to MTATRWRGLVTLVVVAFTTFLVAGPAVAEPPFNVPGAITDRAGALSGGDEQRIQAAFDRLTDDAGLQMFVVYVDSFDGLDGQTWANDTATASGLGTDDILLAVAIEDRSFGISVTDELDLTDDQLAEVRQDDIRPELSDEDWAGAAIAGADGYREAATGDGGGSATPWVVGGVVVVGAGAAGWWALRRRRDQAGAPVGPDGQPVDELAGLSLDELDKRASAALVDIDDALKTSEQELGFAQAQFGIQATTEFSELLTTAKTRVADAFAVRQRLDDSEPETDQQRRAMTTQIIVTCREVSDALDAQVEEFDQLRDLQARAPEVLAETEQRATEVEQRLPAARAQLEQLALGYQPAALASVSGNPDQAARLLTAAHEAVAAGQESLRTDDRAAAVAQARAAEDAVAQAATLLDAVASAKDELETAGERIGKAIESVSLDIADAARLAPSDPAITAAGATAQQAVAAGRAAGQGDPLAALRQLAEAETALDDLLDPVRAAAEEAERARTALAETVGRVTSQVKAVNDFIETRRGAVGTEARTRLSEAARHLAQGQSLATSDPAAALDAVNRADQLSRQAQQLAEQDVGQWQRQQNPGRGGGTDLTSMILGGILINSMGRGGGMFGGGSSGGFGGGRPSGGGRRSPGSFGGGGTRGRRGGGGRF